ATGtgcttatattttataaaattacacatCCACTCAGCATGCAAATGTGGGCACCGAGTTATAATCAGGGCAAAGATAAGCTGTTACTTTGTGATGACTAGGATTCCCTCTCCaaaaaacataagtgttgccacactgggacagaccgaaggtccatcaagcccggtatcctgtttccaacagtggccaatccaggtcacaagtacctggcaagatcccagaacagaaaaacagattttatactgcttaacctagaaataagcagtggattttcccaagttcatcttaataatagaTTACAGacctttcttttagaaaattatccaaaccttttttaaacccagctaagctaactgcttttaccacggtctctgggaacaaattccagtgtttaattacatattaagtgaagaaatattttctctgatttgttttacatgtactacttagtagcttcattgcatacctcctagtcttagtatttttggaaagagtaaacaagcaattcaggtCTACCCCTTccgttccactcagtattttatagacctctatcatatctccccattaCTTCCACATTACattcccaaccccagccagcctgATGTAAAAACTGAACCCACATCCTCTGCCTGTTTAAGCACTTGCCACTGAGTCACCAGACCACTGTGTTTATAAAAAGGTTCCACTAGGTTCCTCCAGTCAAATAGAGTCAGTCTACTGGAGCTTCTGTTGTccagcttccaaaaacatgctaGATGCTGCACTGGGATACTAACGGaaggcaaataaataaatgaataacacAGCAGTTGTTGCTCATAAAGGTGAATATATCTAAGTTTCCTCAGGGAGAGAAATAGATCACAATGCTTTCTTTGTACTGCATCTTGGTAAACTGAAGCACATCACATATAATACTTTGCTCAAGATCCCACAAAAAGTCAGCCACAGAGCCAAAGTTTAAACAATAGCATCCTCAGAAATGTCATGTCTCTTAGCTAAAGGTTCTAACGGCTAAATCTTCTTTCTCTTGCACATTAGAAAACAAATGGTATTAACTCAACACTAAGAGAACTGAAAGCCTCTTCCTCCTAAGTTTTATGCTCTGCACCGACATCAAAATTTAAACAGTTGATTTCATATGGCTTACATATATAAGGGGGCATTTCAGAAGTAGTTATGGGctgaaaaaaattacacctaaagtacaactacattttatagaataggcttaaagttCTGCGCAGTATATTGAATACACCGAGCAGCTCTCTCACATGACCAAATCTGGTCACGTCCATTTAGACCACGTTTTACTTAGTGTAAATCCCAATTTCTAAATTAagcgcagagcgggtgtattctataataatgcgcatagattttagaaatagcCACAccccatgaccaaatttggttacgTCCATTTAGACCACGTTTTACTTAGTGTAAATCCcaatacctaaattaggcgcagaggaggagattctatatggcgcctaaaacaatcagtgctgaaatcagtgccaactaagtgtattctatcgcattgttaaataatttctggttttaaaagagaaaaaaaatgaaattaggtatattatttctactaattttgggtttgaagaagccaaccagatggtcaatgtggaataatgattcagataaataataactggggataatcaggttaataccacatttttttctgtttactgttgtttaattgatcgccttgtcttgtttcactctccctattttgtggtttaaggaagagtatagaattacctgattttTAATAATTCTTGtgcattactttctctgtatttctggcaagttattttattgcttgtaaatttaaattcttataaataaaaaaaaagtgtattctataatcagtacacagatttaggcaccgattatagaatacacttagtttatatttccgtgcctaaatctacgtgtaaattcctgcatgtaaatttaggcgcactggaccatattctataagaaGGCGtctacattttggaacacccacaaaacgcccattttcccacccataaccactcccctttttgcctgcaagcATTAGAAGTTTGAAGCacaccattacagaatacgcttagcgagttgtgagcctaaattctaatcattgccaattagtgttcattattgcttgttaagtgctgatatcaatgctcattagcttgctaagccaattaagttacgcacagtgttatagaatctgcaccgattttggcgcctaaatctaatcacactatatagaatccgggggagagtgtatgtattccataataatgcacacagattttagaaacgcccttgccccacccatggccacgtccccttttcaactatgcgatttagaatttaggcgcaccacattatagaacacacttagggctccttttacaaagcggcagtaagcacaatgtgggcttaccgcttgctgtacaggaagtactgccgggctgccgcagcagcctggtggtacttcctaccCTTAGCGTGCTGTCATTTGTGGTGCtagaaaaatgtatttctttctgtAGCGCCGGAgtatacccggtggtaattgggcagtgccatacgCTGCCTGGTTCCTGCCGGGTTAacacgagagcccttaccgccacctcaatggctccccctcgaaatggccatgttgcaagtgctttacttgccacacaaccatttcctacaggaaggcgagacttcccttttaccagcacgTGCCAATGCCAGcgtcagcccccttttgccgcagcttggtaaaaagaggcccttagcgagttgtgaatgtaaatctcaattaatgccaattagtgctgataattgcttgttaacatccaattaaccatgctgattagctagttaaccaattaagttatgcacattgttatagagtacGCTTCGGTTTCCTTGCAgaatttcaggtgccatatatagaatccgggggggtaTATGTGTATGGCAGCAGCATACACAGATTTAAAGAAAGCATGTTCTGGATGTAGTGTAGACAGCAATACAAGTACACCTAGAAAAATGTCAACACTAGTATTTACACTTGCACAAAGTCACGCACGATAATTGTGAGCTTAGCTTCTGATGTGGATCTGGGCTTTGGAGAAGAGCTTCAGGGGAGAAATGTGTTTACTTCTCTGGGGTTAAAAATCACCtcaaaatgtataaaatatgAGATTTGGACTTTGCCTCCTTAATTGGCTCCCCTTGGCCATGAAATCCTGCAAAATCCACCATTTACAAGTGGAAGTGATTGAGCTTATAAGTGTTGCTACTTACACATACAGAGCCCCAAGTATTACTGTTCTTTGTTTTTGGATGTgtgtttttgaaaaaatggctGTTTCCACTGTGCATGCCACCAAATACGCACATTTGTTTTTCCTGCAGCtctatacatattttacaaaaagacAGGTACCTGTtcagtgagccttttgtaaaatacatatcaaATTTTGAACATCCCAACTTTGACATCCTTTTTCTAGCCTACAGGATTCAAAATTTGGCTGCCATGGAGTACAGATGATTTCCCCTGAAGAAAAGACATTTCAGGAAACAGAACCTCTGCAAAGTCTCCAAGGCTGATAGTGCTCTTGCTGGCTcctgcttggaaaaaaaaaacaagagaagaagagggaaggaaagaacaaAACTGGAAGTGGTGAAGATGTTAAAGCTGATCACGTACCGACAAAGACATAATTCTTCTTGTAAAAGGAAAGCCAGTCTTGTAAGGTTAACATTTCTGATGGTGATAACCCAGACACATCGTCTACCAGGCCATTTTCTGAGAAATCACCAGTCACGTAAGCTCTGGAAGCATCTTTCCCTGTAGACAAAACACCAAGGAATATCTGTACAAGCTCCTAGCTCACAATTCATTGTTAACTGATTACATATTAATTTCAGATCAGTtttagaattcaaacatgaataACAATTCCAGACCCATAATGTTTCTCAATGGACATGGAGCTCAGTTTTGACCGATAAAACAGGTATGAGGAGCAAATGCATCAAATGCCATCCACAGGCTCTTGGGCAATTTGCGATGTAAAACATAACATATATTTCTCttgctttccttttttcttctatGAGTGGGTGCTCCTACGGTATagctagggcttctgattttaggttttaattgccaaaacaccttaaataaaaaaaaaaaaaagagtatttaTTGGgtaaacacggggggggggggggggggggacattctcTATGACTCTCTCACCTTTGCGCTTCTGTTCCTTagacccccacccaccccttaGTTTTTTGTAAAATTTCCCTGCTCCTCATTATTATGCTTTTGATTCAGCACCTTGCTAAGTGACAGCACTGCGTCATttctaattagctggaaaataattttatttattaggatttatttaccgcctttttgaaggaattcactcaaggcagtttacagtaagaatagatcaaacatgtgcaataggcaattacagcaataaaaatatttaaataacaatacaaagtatggcgtggaggggcataattgaacgaaaacgtctatctccatgggcatttatctccaagaatgggtccgtgaaggggcggaccgaaccgtattttcgaaaaaaatagacgtccatgttttattcgacaatttgtgagctgggcgtttttgtttttcagtgataatggaaaatgaaagcgcccagctcaaaaacgaataaatccaaggcatttgttcgtgggaggggccaggattcgaagtgcactggtccccctcacatgccaggacaccaaccgggcaccctagggggcacttttagaaaaacaaaaaaaaaaggtaaaagagctcccaggtgcaaagcacccttcccttgtgtgttgagccccccaaatccccctcaaaacccactgcccacaagtctacaccattactatagccctaaggggtgaaggggggcacctacatgtgggtacagtgggtttgggggggttggacgactaagcattaagcagcacaattgtaaaaggtagggggggatgggcctgggtccacctgcctgaagtccactgcaccccctaacaactgctccagggacctgcatactgctgctagggaggtgggtatgacatttgaggtgaaaataaaaagttgtgaaacatcattttttgtggtgggagggggttagtgaccactgggggagtcaggggaggtcatccccgattccctctggtggtaatctggtcatttagggcactttttggggccttattcgtgaaaaaacagggtccaggaaaagtgccctaaattctagctacaaacgcatactttttttccattatcggcgaaaggcgcccatctctcctcggccgataaccatgccccagttccaccgtcgccacgcctccgacacgcccccgtcaactttgtacgcttccgcgatggagtgcagttgaaaacgtccaaaatcggctttccattataccgatttattcgtttttgtgagataaacgtctatctcccgatttgggtcgaaatctaggcgtttttctctttcaattataaggtggatagtatactacttgcaatgtcaacacaatacgtaatagaacattataattgatagtgaagggtaaagcaaagatgtaacatatatggataggtaagaaagtaggaaaagttagaaagtaaggtgaccgatttaaagaaagttgcacacaaggtcagagagatggttagatattatctcaactagggtaggagtggataaacatgtcctgctgcagtatgtgcagccggagTCATTCCTtctttgtgtgagtgagactaacaagttagttacttttacaatttataaacaccttAAAACACAAGCCTTAAGCATCGAATATTTTAGGATATGAATAGCAATAAATAACGGGTTATTGTAACTTTACTGTACTCTATGGAACCAGATGTATCTCCAACTCCCGGCTAACAACGGTGGCCACACAGAGAAATGCCCATTTTGAAACGGTTTGGTCTTTTATTTAAGATTTAGGGTCTGGACGTGCTATTCTTTTTGTTATTGAAGTGCTTTCAGGGCATGCATATTAGGAGTCTGAAGGAATGTGGGTGCTATTTCATAGTTTTTGCTTAAACTACAGCACGCCATTAAAGGGTGTGAGAGAGAACGGATTTAAGGGGAGCTTTGTTGACCCTTCCCAAAAAGGAAAGAGGGGTCCAACTACTCACCTGCGAAGAAGCTATACGAGCCTCCCGGTCCATAGTGCTCCCTCCCTTTCTGTACATCGAACACTTGTCCCAGCACGGCCAGATATAGTCCAGAGCTGCCCGTGACTCCGGTGTACCGGTGCAGCTCTTCTTTGCTCAGTAGCTTCTCTGCTCCCCTAGCCGAATTCTCGGGGAACAGGTATAAGTAACCCGGGATGTCATGGAAGGTCAGGGACCAGGGATCGAAATCGATCAGCACCACCGCTGCCAGGCAGATGGCTGCAGCTGACAGGTAGCCCAGCATGGCAAGAGCACTGGTAATTCGGTTAAAACCAGCTACCTCCTCGGCTAAGGACTTACTACTGATAGACTGATCAAGGGGGGCTGCTGTTTCTCCTCTGGGCTTCCTGCCATTGTCAGCCCGGGTAGACAAGCCCTGCTACATTCCTGTTTCTCTTTAAGTACTACCTGCAGAGGAGACGACTTTCTTAAAGAGACAGTACACCTTTTCTGCAAGAAAGAGGAATTGAAAAAACCCCCGACAAATTCCTTGTTAAAAGTAATCTGCCCCTTCTACTAAACAATATTGCAAAGAAGCAACCGTTAaataaatttgctttttttttcttaaaagttTCCTACAATCTAACACTGACGCAAAAAAGTCTTAAGGGGATAGGGTGGCCAATAATTAAAGATGACTTCGGGATTTGAAGTTTTGCACATGTTGCCGTTTTTTGACAAAGGTACATTACTTACTTGCCCCGACCAAATTAGAAGTTACATAAGTTATTCTTCAAGATAATTTATTAAACGCGCGGGGTTTTTTATTTGGTAGCTGTCCATATTCTATACATCGCAAATGAATATCATCAGAATCAGATGATGTCAAGAAGAATCATGTAGGTACGTAAGATAAGAAGCTCTCTGATCTTTAATAAGAACACATTCACACAGgcttgattttcaggatatctacatatccccctccccccgaatATATTCAGGAGAGGTATTATGCAAATATATATCATACATACGggagagatcctgaaaacctagactttttttttttaattggtggtCAGAATGCACAGAGATTCACGCAAAGTTTTGCAGAGATTTTTGCTTCAGACCTCTTAGTTTTGTTGAAGATTAcagtgcaataaaaaaaataactttctgGTGCTGAAATGTACAAAAACTGGAGACTGAAAAAAAGGCAATGCAGCTGAAATAAATAACAGATGATGGATGCCAAGACTCTAACAAACTGGAGAATACAAGGACTGAAAATGCCAAACTTGACTGTAGACTACTACAGCTGTCAGCATACAAGGCTCCAGGGGGGGAAATGATTAATGCACATTGCAAATGGAAATGCAACCCTACTGGCCGTAAGAGCAACCACTGGTCTGGCCTGTGCCTGGCTCTTTAAGGCGGtggttctcaatcaaacctccttgcctGCCTCTTTGCGTGTGACGTCACAGCGCAGCGCGGAAGCGACGACTCGTCCAAGGCGGAAGTGGTTCGCGGCCTTTCGCGACAATTCGCCGGGCTCGGCGCTTGACGGCGGTGTGGCGGACAGAGCCGGGATCGGAGAGTGACAGCTGTCTTGCGGTCGGGGCTTCTTGAAGCTCTCCGAGTAGCCCTGGGGGGGCGGAAGAGCGGCTCGTGCCTATGGGGAACGCGGTCAGCAACGCCAGCGGCGATGAGGAAGagctggagaatggcggaggagGAGCAGGGCCGGCGGATCCCGGCACGGCGCCCGCCCGGCTGCCCCATGCGTCCGACTCGGTGGCGCTGCCCGTTCCCAGCCTGCTGCTGGAGCAGTCCGAACTGCGGGAGGCAGCGGCGCGGCTGCGGGACGCGGCCGCTGCTGAGTCACTGGTGGCTCGGCACCATACCGCCGTGCTGCGATGGCTGGAGGAGCGCGTGAGTCGCAGCGAGGAGACCGTCAGCCTGGAGCAATTCTGCGAGATGCTGGAGAGCCGCGCCGGCAGCCGGGAGGAATGCGAGGAGGTacggggagggggcaagggaccgactcacagtaaggggagggggaaggacatCAACACTTCTAGTGGTAATCCTACCCTGCTGGGTAAAGAGTGCATAGTAGCGATCCCGGTTTGCTCAATGCAGTATAGTGCCCTCTGTAAGTTGGGCAGTAGGATTCCCGTTTTGTCCAGAGTAGAGGAACCAGTGGGAAACTCAATTTACCAGTGTAGAGGGCAGCCCCTGAATCCCTACTTGCTCAACGTAAAGGGACATAGCAAGTGTAAAGAATAACACCTTTTGCTTTGTGGAGTGGACAGTGAGGATGGTAGTTTGAATCCTGTCCTCTAGAAAATGGGACCAAGAGGTGAACATGAAAGATCTCATTTTGGCCAGTATAGTGAAGTCGGTATGGGGTTGATTTTATCATAGGTCCATAGCAATGTTCTTCAAAGATCTCATATTATCTATAGCAAAACTTTATGAACAAAAAGGTTAAACATTTGTATTTCCTGTAAACCAAAATATGCATTTACTTAATGATTTTGTATGGGGCGATCGGACAGTATGTATTTGGCTATTAATACTTGGGATAGTTCAAGAAATGGGATAAGGCACTTATGCCAGTTTCTGCTCTTAAAACTTTGAATTAAGTCAACGTTTTGGTGGAGCGGGACGCCAAAATGGTAAATGGTTAGTACACAGAGTAAGGACTAGGGTCTTGAAAAATGATAATTATAATGTAGGCTgtagtttttttttgtaaagaaagATCCTTGGAGCTTTCCAGTGTTACCAATGTGACATGTTTTGGCTAAGAGTGAATTTCAGTTATAGGAGCCTTGATCAGGTTCCTTTGTCTGCCAGAGGTTCCAAAAACCTGTTGTGCCCTTAAAAACTTTATTATGCTCTTATCTAATGACTCAATAGATTAGAGTCACTCAAACAAGAAATTTGAAAGCCCAAAATGACAAAACCACAAAGTGTGAATAATTTCAAACATAACAATGGTAACGATTGCAAAACTATCACATTCTGGCACAAATTATGAATAAATTTTTATGAGTCCTGTTCTTCTACACTGTGTAAGTGAAGTGGGACATGAATAACAGAATCGGGAGCCTGTCTTTTAACCTTTTGGATAGTTAGAAGGCCATGATGTGCTCCAAAGACTCTCATTAAAGCTTTCATCCTTCTGAAACTCTTGGTAAATGTAGTAAGGGGAAACATGTTAATTATTTTTAACTGGAAGTTgtgatcctcttttttttttttttttttggccagggTTCAAATGACTGTGTCCACATAGAAGGTGGTTGGCAGGGTCTATTCCCATCATATTGTTCACAAGGCCAAGAAAAGACCATTTTCTTTTCATGGTTCAGACCTTATACTTGAGCTTACCACAAAGAGGAAGGAGGTATTCTAATACTGATGAGTTTTACTATAGCCAtatagtgtgtgtgtgcgagGGGAGGGGATTCCAAGAGGGAAGCAGCTGAACTGTTTACTgtgacaatgaggcatattttcaaagcactttgggaggctaagttccataggtttctgtgtaactttgtaagtctaagtgctttgaaaatacacctcaatatCTCCTTTACAGCCAGAGTGTGTAGAATGGCTTATAACCTGAGGCAACTGATCAGTTTCAGTTGACAGCATTAAATGTGTTTTAACATGACTGGCATTTCTCTTGTACTGTATTAAATATAGAAGATATGAGGAATTCTATCATTTTTAAACCAAAGTGAGGAAAAAATCATTCTGGTGCATTCAGTGCTACTGTTCATAGTCTGATGAGAAGTTATTGGGAGACTTGGTGACAAGACATAAGAAGAGGGCAGGTTGTTGAACTGATTATTTGTACTGTTTGACTTGAATAGTTTCTAACCTCTGTCAAACAGGGATGTCTCTTATGTGTTTGTGCCCAGCACTGtaaatgtctagtagcactatagaaattagtacTAGAAGATGTCGAGGTCTGGAATGGCCTAATAGCGGAGGTGGTGGAGGTTATAACTGTGGCAGGCTTTGGACCTGCTTGGGAGAAATGGAGAGGAcattggtgctgggggggggggggggggagtgaggaagGTTGAGTTACATAAGAGATGTTATATGTCTACACAAACTGAATCAATTTCAACTGGGTGGACCACTATGGTCTTTGGTCATGTGCTATGTTATGAGAAGAATGAGCTTTTGTATTTTATCTATAGTGGCACTGAAGTGCAGAGATGACCAAGCTCATGAATAATTGCAAGGGAGTATTGATCTGATGGTTTTTGGTTGAATCCTAGCTCATCTCTTTCCTAGCTCTTTGAGTGGTATACTGTAATTTAGACTATAAACATAAGATACAGAATGATCATTGAGGTTGCTTTCCCATGCCAGAAAATGCATATATAAAACCGCTTCTCTGATATGAGGGTCCTATTGAGTTCTGTTCTATTATACCTGGTAATGCCTTCCTTGGGTGCTTATCTGTGACACCCTTTTAGTTCTGTGAAAGCTTCTTCTAGAAGCACAGAATGCAGTAGAAACCCGAAAAGGTCAAATTCTCTTGTACTTTCTGATGATTCTGGTGCTTTTACTTCCATAATACATTAGATATTAATGTCCCGAGGCCCTCTTCTTTGAGATGGGACTGACTGGGATTTTCTTGTTTCTAAGATTCACAAGGGGAGTGGAATGTTTTCAGCTCAGTTACCTGTTACTGGATGTTCTCACTTCTTGTACATTTATTAGTTCAACTCTATCTATTTTTCCTTCTGAAGCTCCAGAACTTGCCAATAGAAATGTCACTATAATGTAAGTTTAGGAAAACTCTAagtgtatttttatttacatttttgacCACGCTGGAACAGGATCATACAATGCACAAGACTGAAATTCACTCAGGAGCTTTGATCAATGAAACATAATGTTGGAGAATAACATTTTAAAGCAGTGAAAACACAGCTGGAAGAAACTAAGGATAGTTTTGCTGGCTTAACTTTCTCCCATCATGAATGTGGTTATGGTATGATCcccagctgcaataaacgtttccAGGTTTGCTTAAATATATGCCACTGCAGATTTTGAACTGAAGCACATGTAAGAGTCAGCAGAGGGAAGTGGAAGACAGTCCTGACACTGCACTTGTACTTTGACCTTCATGTTTTTCAACCTGAGGAATGTTTGTCAAGGGTAGAGCTCATGAAGCTATTCCAGTTCAAGCTTAGATTGGGTTTACTCACTCTATTGTAGCATTAGCAGTATCAACTTATTGTAAATTGACATGCATCAAGTGTTCTAGGGAGCGTCTGCAAATAACCTGGTCAGAGTGTTTGCAGCTGTAGTGTTTTACAGATAAATTTCTATCTGTGTAGGTTGATGAAGGTTAGTATCCATTTGCATTCCGCTATAAATAATTCCCCACTTGCCTCCTCATTCTCTTcctccccattatctcttgtgtaggtttttctgctttagcttcattttactgcattggcggctgcctctgtggtgcgctgtaagccacattgagcctgacactgttgggaaattgtggggtacaaatgagataataaatagtGCGCCAGATGCGTAACGTTTGTGCTAAAATGGCAGTTATGTGCGTGTTTGCTGTTTCAACCCTGTTTTAGTATAtagtagtaaaaaaaggcccatttcgttacgaaaggaaa
This sequence is a window from Microcaecilia unicolor chromosome 13, aMicUni1.1, whole genome shotgun sequence. Protein-coding genes within it:
- the LOC115456479 gene encoding neuferricin, with product MLGYLSAAAICLAAVVLIDFDPWSLTFHDIPGYLYLFPENSARGAEKLLSKEELHRYTGVTGSSGLYLAVLGQVFDVQKGREHYGPGGSYSFFAGKDASRAYVTGDFSENGLVDDVSGLSPSEMLTLQDWLSFYKKNYVFVGKLVGHFYDEFGEPTAAAKEAKAVMDEGLKLKGQQQEQRKQFPSCNSEWTSTSGTKVWCSQKSGGIERDWTGVPRKMYTPGSEGHHCVCVRTTGSPTGHSGSSAYSNRGDLDNPKLQEYEGCHPNSEWCMLKD